In Lepus europaeus isolate LE1 chromosome 8, mLepTim1.pri, whole genome shotgun sequence, a single genomic region encodes these proteins:
- the LOC133765719 gene encoding LOW QUALITY PROTEIN: thiamine transporter 2-like (The sequence of the model RefSeq protein was modified relative to this genomic sequence to represent the inferred CDS: inserted 1 base in 1 codon; substituted 1 base at 1 genomic stop codon), which yields MEYFRMSPSNSWIYPTVILCXFFSMMRPLEPFLIPYLSGTSKNLMSTEITNEILPVWTYSYLVLLLPVFALTDYICYKPXIILQGISFIITWLLLLFGQGVKAMQVVEFFYGMVTATEVAYYAYVHSVVSPEHYQKVSSYCRSITLVSYTAASLLAQLLVSLANLSYFHLNVITMVSVSVAFIFSLFLPMPKKSMFFHAKPSKEIKESPSTDTILKEICKDEAPGYEEKKLSLETPVTSGNQDDGHLGSPQTVALKVFVQWFQDLKECYSSKHLFYWSLWWAFSTAGFNQILNYVQILWDYKAPSQNSLIYNGAVEAIATFGGAVAAFAVGHVRVNWDLLGELALADFSVVSAGSLFVMHYTVNIWVCYAGYLIFKSSYMLLITIAVFQIAVNLSVERYALVFRINTFIALVIQTIMTVIVVDQRGLNLPISIQFLVCGSYFAVIAGVFLMRSLYIIYSAKCQNKETQNLDTTQNPDDPSPGEPSNNFIMLTKF from the exons ATGGAGTATTTCAGAATGTCACCAAGCAATTCCTGGATTTATCCCACTGTGATCCTCTGTTGATTTTTCTCCATGATGAGACCTTTGGAACCCTTCCTTATCCCATATTTATCTGGAACAAGTAAAAATTTGATGAGCACAGAGATCACAAATGAGATTCTTCCTGTTTGGACCTACTCTTACCTGGTGCTACTGCTCCCTGTGTTCGCCCTCACTGATTACATCTGCTATAAGC CCATCATCCTGCAAGGGATCAGCTTCATCATTACCTGGTTGCTGCTCTTGTTTGGCCAAGGAGTGAAGGCCATGCAGGTTGTTGAGTTCTTCTACGGGATGGTCACGGCCACTGAGGTAGCTTACTATGCCTACGTCCACAGCGTGGTCAGCCCAGAGCACTATCAGAAAGTGAGCAGCTACTGTAGGAGCATCACACTGGTGTCTTATACAGCAGCCTCCTTGCTGGCCCAACTCCTAGTGTCCCTGGCCAACCTGTCGTACTTTCATCTCAATGTCATAACCATGGTCTCCGTCTCTGTCGCCTTCATTTTCTCGCTTTTTCTACCAATGCCCAAGAAAAGCATGTTCTTTCATGCAAAACCCAGCAAAGAGATAAAGGAGTCACCAAGTACGGACACAATATTAAAAGAAATCTGTAAGGATGAAGCACCAGGCTATGAAGAGAAGAAACTCAGTTTGGAAACACCTGTGACTTCAGGGAACCAGGATGACGGCCACTTAGGCAGCCCCCAAACAGTGGCTTTGAAAGTTTTTGTGCAGTGGTTCCAAGATTTGAAGGAATGCTACTCCTCAAAACATCTTTTTTACTGGTCCTTATGGTGGGCCTTTTCCACAGCAGGTTTTAACCAGATTTTGAACTATGTTCAAATCCTATGGGATTACAAGGCACCATCACAAAATTCTTTGATCTATAATGGGGCAGTGGAAGCTATTGCAACATTTGGAGGGGCTGTGGCTGCCTTTGCTGTGGGTCATGTAAGGGTCAACTGGGATCTTCTGGGAGAGCTGGCTCTGGCGGACTTCTCGGTTGTCAGCGCAGGCTCCCTGTTTGTCATGCATTACACAGTCAACATCTGGGTCTGCTATGCTGGCTACCTGATCTTCAAGTCCAGTTACATGCTTCTTATAACCATAGCAGTATTTCAGATTGCAGTTAATCTCAGTGTGGAACGCTATGCCCTGGTGTTCAGAATCAACACCTTCATAGCCTTGGTGATTCAAACCATTATGACTGTGATTGTGGTAGACCAGAGAGGGCTCAACCTGCCAATCAGCATTCAGTTTTTAGTGTGTGGGAGTTATTTTGCCGTCATTGCTGGAGTTTTCCTAATGAGAAGTTTGTACATTATCTACTCAGCCAAATGTCAAAATAAGGAAACGCAGAACCTTGATACCACTCAGAATCCAGATGATCCATCCCCAGGGGAGCCAAGTAACAATTTCATCATGTTAACAAAGTTCTAA